AAAGACGGCCAGCCTTGTTATGTATCGTATGGACAAACCCTTTTATAGCTTATTTTATATAAACGATTATGTCCATCCATCTACTTATCATTTCCTCCTATTACCAAACTGGAGATGAACGTGGTAAGAATACGACGGGACACCCGACGAAGCTTACCACCGTTCCCCCTTATAGAAACATACCCGCTATGCTTGCTGATAGAAAGTTAGCTAGAGTCGCCGCCACGACAGCCCGGAGACCCAGCCTCGCAACATCTTTGCGTCTGTCCGGAGCGAGACCGCCCAAGGCCCCTATCTGTACCCCGATTCCGGAAAGGCTGCCGAACCCTGTCAACGCAAACGTCGTTACAATCTCTGCTTTCTCACTCAACTGTTCCTTGACTTCCCCGAGACTGGTGAATGCGACAAATTCATTGGCGACTAGTTTCTGCCCGATGAAGCTTGCAGAACGGACCGCCTCCTCCCAAGGCACCCCAATTACGAATGCCATCGGTGCAAAAAGATAGCCAAGAAGCTTCTCAATCGTAATGGAAATACCGAAAAAGCCGCCGACATATCCGATGATCCCGTTCATCAGTGCAAGGATAGCAATAAAGGAAAGTAAGATAGCCCCTATATTCAAGACAAGCTTTAAACCTGCTGTTGCACCGTTCGCAATCGCATCGAAAACGTTCGCTGAATCATCATCCTCCGGCTCCACTACTTCTGCTGTTTCTACTCTGTCCTCCGTCTCGGGGACGATGATTTTGGCGAGAACCAATGCAGCTGGTGCTGCCATGAAAGAGGCTGCCAAAAGATAATCAGCACGAATTCCGAGCAGCGTATATCCAACAAGCGTTGAGCCTGCGATGGAGGTGAACCCGCCGGTCATGACTGCAAAAAGCTCTGACTTCGACATAAAAGAGATGAACGGACGGATTAGCAAAGGTGCTTCCGTCTGTCCTACAAAGATATTTCCAGCTGCATTGATGCTTTCGACTTTCGTTGTCCCAAGCAGCTTCGAGAGCATGCCGCCGATCCATTTAATGACCACTTGCATGACCCCCAGGTGGTAAAGAACAGCAATCAAAGAACTGAAGAAAATGACGGTCGGAAGGACTTGGAAAGCAAACATCGTTCCCATGCCCTCATGATCGATAAGCGGGCCGTAAAGGAAGGAAATCCCTTCTGTTGTATAATCGATCAACGTGCTTATACCAGTGGACATGGCGTCAAGGACCGCACGGCCCCCACTGGTCTGAAAGACAAGAAATGCGAAGAATAGCTGCAGGGAGATGCCGACACCGACGGTTCTCCAATTAATGAGGCGTCTGTTTGTAGACAGAAGCACCGCTAATGCTACTACCGTCAGCATGCCCCCGATTCCCCATAAGATTTGATTCATGATGTTTCCCACTCCTTCTATGGTGTGTACGTGCCTTTTGCAAAAATACCATCATATCATTAGAAGAAGTAGTTTTCCAAGAGGGGAATGAAAAAAGCATGCTCCAATAGGAACATGCCTTTGTTTATCCTTGCCGGGCAAGGTCTGTTATGTAATGGAAGAATGGATCACGATCCACTTCATAAACGAGAGAGACGTCTCTTCCATCCTCCGCAATCTCTGTTTTCCCCTGACTGGCTCCGGACTCGATGACAATGCTTTTCACAACCTTCTTCTTGACTAAATCAGGCTTTCCAACGGTCGCTGTCGTAAGTACGTCCCAAAGGAAATACGTTGAATTCGTCTGGAAGTGGACAAGCGGGGGAACCATCGCATAGCATTGACCCAGAAAGTCGATACCGATATCCTCTCGTTTGGAAGCCCAATCCTGTCGAACTTCCGGCGTCAGAGGAACCATATTTGTACTTTCAAGCGCAACTAAATCAATGGGAATGGAACTTTCCCAAACGCGGGCGGCCGCCTCCGGATCCCAGTAAGCATTCCATTCCGCCGTTCCATCATGTTCCGGTTCTTCCACATTACCTTCCTCTAGAAACGTCCCGCCCATCCAGACTAACCTTTCTATGTTGGATTCGATTTCAGGAGACAACTGTAAGGCTCTTGCAAGATCCGTCAACGGTCCAATGAATACGAGCGTCACCGGCTCATTGCTCTCTGTCACCTTATCGACCAAATGCTCATGAGCAGGGACACCCACAGGCTCCGACTGCCTATCCGGATACTCGTTTAATAACGGTAGGGCATCTACGTAAAAAGCGTGCATCCGCCAATCCTTCGGAAAAGGATTTTTCCCGCGTGAATTGGAAGCAGCAACCTCGACCTCTTTCCCTTTTCCAAATCGGCCGATGATTTTTCTGCTTGCATAAACGGCTGGTTCCAGGTAACAATCTGCCGGAATGACTCCGACTCCAAGAAGATCCACTTCTTCCATCTGTAAAAGTAAAAACAACGACACCAAATCATCCACGCCGCCGTCATGATTTAAATAGACAGGCTTTCCCATTGACTCTCTCCCCTTCTTCTACAACAAATTTGCATCCTACCTGCTTATTCTATCAAAGGTCAGAAGGGAAAGCGAACCATTGTCAAACGACTCGGAATTCTCTGTTTAAGTGGAAAAAAGTTCGCCTTCCAACGCTTGTATGTAGCGATCAGCGGACCGTTGTACGACTGCATCCGCGTCTTTCCTTACGGTCTTATGAAAAGCGTTATATAGACGAGTGAACCTCTTTCCTTCGATTCTATCCACCATATGTCTCACTATCTCTGCAGGCAGAGGAATCAAATTAGGATAACTGTACATGAAGCTGACCCAGTTTGTATCTTGGACGACTTGAATGATGTCGCCGGAAAGAAGGACCCCGTCCCCTTCCAATCCGTGCTCCCAGTGCAGAACGGCTCCTCCTTTGAAATGACCGCCCAGCCGGTGAAGCGTAACTCCCGGCTGTAAAGAGTACACTTCGCCCTCCCATAATTGAATGGCATCACCAGGTTCCATCACCCAGTCAGCATCATCGGCATGAATGTAAATCGGAGCCTTGAACGCTTCTGCCCAGTCTAATTGGCGGGAATAATAGTGAGGGTGAGATAAAGCGATCGCACCCACCCCGCCAAGGGCGTCTATCTGCTCGATCGTCGCTTCATCCAAGTAGGTGATACAATCCCACAAGACATTATACTCTTTACCCAAGACGAGGTAAGACGTCTGTCCAATACCGAATGACGGAGCCGTCGTAATGCTGTAAAGTCCTTTTTCCACCTGCTTTATCTCATTACGGAAGACTCCGCCGCCCACCATGTCTTTATGCGTCGTCCATTGCTGTCCATCCGGATGGACATACTGCCTCTCCTCCAAACAAATCGGACAATATTCGGGCTCTTCTTTCTGTTCCGGATACTGAACCCCGCAAGTAATACAAACAAATTTACTCATGCTCCCCCTCCTGTTCAACCATATTTTACCTTTATTAAACAGAAGTGTCTATTCAACTTTCTATGAAGAAAAAAAAAGAACCGGCCGCTTTCCTCACGACTGGTTCTTTGCAGCTTTATTCCGCTGTCTTTTGTTTGTATATACGGATGACTTCCTGAGCAACGGCATGGTCTTCCTCTAAGCCGCTCACTTCTTCTAAAACAGCCGCTACCCCTTTGTCACGAATCATATTCTGCATTTCCACCGCTTCTGCATCCTCCGGATAGTCAAACTGGAGCGCTGCTGCAATGGCTTCTGCAATCATGGTATAGGACAACCCAGCTTCCTCCGCACGGACAGCGGGCCGGATCAATCGGTCAGCCGGTCCTAATTTTCGAATAGGTGCTCTTCCTACACGGGTTACCTGATCATTCAAATAAGAATTTTGGAAACGTTCAATATTCTTTTCTATATAGGCTTCATGTGCCTGTTCTTCCAACCCGTATCGATGTATGAGATAGGCTCCCGTTTCTTTCAACGTAGCATGGACCTGTTGTTTGATAGCCTCGTCAAGGAGAGTTTCATGAATCGTTGCTTTATCCGAGAGATAACCGAGATAGGCGATAACCGCATGTCCGGTATTCACAGTGAAAAGCTTCCGCTCAATGAAAGGATCGAGTTCGTCGACGATGGTCATTCCTTCCACAGAAGGAATGGATGCTGGAGCTTCTACCACCCACTCATAATAAGGTTCAACTAGGACATCAAGAGAGCTTTGGTCCTGAATCGGTACAATCCGATCCACGGCGGAATTGAAGAAGTACACCTGTCCTTTAAGACTTGCCTTCTCCTCCTCGTCCAGCTGTTCTAGAATGTGGCGTTTCAAGATATCCGTCGCACCGATCTGGTTCTCACACGCAATGATATACAGCTTCTCATCCGACTCCTTCGTCCGCTCGACAATTCCTTTGGCAATGAGAGGGGCAATTCTTGGTAGAATGTTCGGACCGATGGCCGTTGTAACAAAGGCAGCTTCCGTAATTGCGGCTACCACCTCATTCTCCTGGGTTCTGTTATTAAGGCCGGATACGTTATTGATCCGCTCCGACTCCCCACTCTCCGAGGCCATTTTCACGTCATAACCCTTTTCCTCGTTCAATCGATCTATTACTGTATCTGCAATATCAACGAATGTGACATGGTACCCGGATTTAGCAAATAGAGCTCCGATGAATCCACGTCCTATGTTTCCTGCTCCAAAATGGACCGTTTTACTCAATGTTATCATTCCTTTATTAGTTTAGTTTGAAGATAGTCTAAGAACAACTCCTCCAATTTTTCCATTATCAACGCATGATTAGATGAGGAAAAAATCATCATTGATGTCTGATCCTCAATAAGCCCGGTGCTGATCATGCTCAATATCTCCTGCTCCCTATTGCTCAAATCTTCCGGTGCAAGCATGAGTAGTAAACTCTTCATTGCAACCCGACCGCCGTCCATCCCTTTGACGACCGCCGGCTTATCCATATGCGCCACCTGAAACGTCAGCTCTTTGACATTAGCATCACGGCAGTGGAACAGCCCCATACTCGTAGCGGGAATACCGAGTCCACCCATTTGTTCCCGTTCCCTCAACCGATTTATGACTCTATCGGGATAGTCCAGAATTCCGTCCCTGTCTGCTTGTATCACCATTTCTCGCAAAACGTCCCAGTGGCTTTCCGCTTCTTTTTTCCTGAAAACACGGAAATGGTGAAGAATGGAATCCATACTCCGGTGAACATCACGAATTTCTTGAAGAAGTGACTTTACTTTGGTCTTCACAGGCGGCGACGGCTGTTCTTCCTTAGCAGCCGTGCTCCACTCTGCCTTCGTCGTCAATTTATCCACATTATTTTGAAGATACGCTTGAATCACATCAATATCCTCTTCCTTCAGCAATGGATTTGTCAATATATACTCCACTCCTGAAAACGGAAGTCTGACCGTCGAGATGACAATATCATATCGGTTTAGATCTGCATTTTGAAAATCATGAATGGATAAAATATCCACGTCCTGAATCATCGGAAGTTCTTTTTGGATTCTGCTGGCAAGCATTTTGGAAGCCCCGATTCCCGTCGGGCAGACAACTACCGCTTTAATTCTTACCCGCTCCTCTTTCATGACGAGGGCGGAACCGAAATGGAGAACGATAAAGGCAACCTCATCATCTGGGAATTCCATGTCTTCAAATACCGTTTCCAGGCTTCGTTTGACCGCCATGAACAAGACAGGGTACTTTGCTTTTATTTCTTCTTTCAATGGATTATATAAATCCATTTGCTGCTGCAGCCGGAAGATTGAAGGTCCCATATGAGCAACAAGCCCTTGGAAAAGAGAAAAATCATCAGTCATATCTTCATGGAGATTTAATGAAACCTCCCGGATCACTTTCCTGATCATATGGCTGAGGAGAATTTTATCATCATAGATTTTCTGATCGCTCTGAACCTTAGAACCCTTAAGTACAATCGTTAAATACTGGATATCTTCTTCGGTCATCGTTATGTCTTTCTCGAACAACCTGCTTTTTATCCTCTTCACTACCCGGTGTTCCGCCATGGCCTCTTCATCCATGTCTATCGGTTCCAGAAGGTGACCTTCCTGGGTTCTTTGAATGGAAAGACATAAATGGATAAGGAAGCCGAGGTAATCCACATCCACAAGTTTCCACTGTTCTTCTTCAAACGGAACACTTACCGCTTCATCCGCAAGCAGCAGGTATCCGGCATGCAAATAGCCGAGCACATCCTCTCCTCCGTGCTTTTCTTCTTTCAAAAGATAAAACTGCTCCATGATCTCTTCATAGAAATAGGCGAGAATAAAACTTGCAAGAGCCTGACGCATGCTTGTTTCTGATGCCGAAAGCTCCAAGCCGACTCCCCTTTTTTTGGAGATGGCAATCGTGAATTTCTTCAACCAGCTCTCCAAGTCCTCCAAGTGGGCATCCAGAGTTGCAATACTCACCCCAAGTTGGTTGGAGAGGACTTGTTTCTTGAAAGAAGGCCCTTCCCGGAACAGTATGAGAAGAAGTTTCAGCTTTTTTTCTTCCGGGGTTTCATCGGTCGTATGGACGGCGGCGAGGTCCTGAATGAGCTTATAAATGTGTTCATTCCTACCATCAATAAATAAACCTTCTTCTTTTGTCCGCTTCAATGTCAAATGGTACGTTTGAAGAAGCTTTTCAATAGATTTCAAATTTCGTTGAATTGTCCTTCCGCTTACCTCAAGCGCTGCGGAAAGAGAATAGACAGTATGCTTTCCTGATGTTCTTACAATTAAATCGATGATTGCTTTTTCCTTGGATGTAATAAACATGCGATCCTCTCATTTCTTTAAAGGTGCCGGTTAATCTTGTCCATCCATGCAAAGAGAAAGGCGGAAATTCCGCCTTTCTCAAATGTCCATCAATTGCTGCTGATAATATCCTTCAACTCTTTAGCGGTTTTAGCCTGAACCATGCGGTCAACATTGTCCTGTTCCGAACAAATAACAGCAATGCCTGACAAAATTTCCAAATGCGTTCCGTCTTTTCCGGCAATACCGAAGATCAGCTTCGCCGGTTCTCCGTTAAAGTCAACCCCATCCGGGACTTGAATAACGGTAAACCCTGATTTAATGACAGCTTTCTTCGCATTTTCCGTACCATGAGGAATAGCTACATTGTTACCCATATAAGTAGAAGTAATGGTTTCCCGCTCCAGCATAGCTTCTACATAATCGTCTTCCACACAACCGGCCTTAACGAGTGCTTCTCCAGCAAAACGAATGGCCTCCTCTTTTGTGGAAAAGTGCTGGTTTATAAAGATGTTCTCCTCTTTCAAGAGCTCCTCCTCTTGACCGGAAGTCTGTTCTGTCTTTCCATCATTTCCAGCAGCCGGCTCTTTGTTGTCTACCTTGTCGCTGGTGTCTTTCTTCAAGCTCGTAATCAGTTTCTCATATTCCGGGCTTGATAAAAAGTTATCTACGGAAATATGATGAGCGGATGGAAGCTTGCTTTTGGCACGTGGTGTCAATTCTTCCTGTGTAATTACGATTTCCGCATCCGAAGGAAGATTGCTTATTGATGTGTTCGTTACTTTGATATCAAGATCGGCTTCTTTCATCTTTTTACGTAAAAGAGAGGCTCCCATTGCACTTGATCCCATACCTGCATCACAGGCGAAAACAACCTTGCTGACCTCTTGAGGAAGGGTACCCTGATTCAATTGTCCGGAAACAGAGCTCTTTTTCCCTTTCATTTCTTCCATCTTCTTTGTAGCTTGATCGATATCCTCTTCTGCAGCCTTACTTGATTTCAATATGACGGCCGAGACGAGGAAAGAGACGGTTGTCGCTACCAGGATAGCGGCAATGTTTGCCACGTACGACACGCCCTGCGGAGGTGTGACGGCAAGAATAGCGAAAATACTACCAGGGGAAGCTGGTGACACCAAGCCTCCGTTTAAGAGGACCAGCGTAAAGATTCCGCTCATGCCTCCCAGAATTACAGATACAAAGAGCAGCGGCTTCATCAGCACATACGGGAAGTAGATTTCATGAATACCGCCAAAGAAATGGATGATACCTGCTCCAGGTGCCGACCTCTTTGCTGTACCTTTTCCAAAAATCATGAAAGCGAGTAAAACACCAAGACCCGGCCCCGGGTTTGCTTCCAATAAGAACAGGATGGATTTTCCGCCTTGTTGAACCTGTTCCAGCCCGATCGGAGAAAGAACGCCGTGATTGATGGCGTTATTTAAGAACAATATTTTTGCAGGTTCTATGAGAAGACTTGTCAAAGGAAGCAATCCTGCTCCAACCAGCCAGTCCACTCCTGCTACCAGGACTTCTGTAAAGGCGTCAACGGCCGGACCAATACCGAGATAAGCAAGGATGGCCAGCAGGCCACCGAGTATCCCTGCGGAAAAGTTGTTGATGAGCATTTCAAATCCTGCCCGAATTTTACCTTCGATCATCTGGTCGAACTTCTTAATCACCCATGCTCCGAGCGGCCCCATGATCATAGCACCCAGGAACATCGGTGTTTCCGGTGCCCCGACGATCACTCCCATCGTTGCAATGGCACCTACCACTCCTCCACGTTGATCATGGACAAGCTTACCGCCTGTATAACCAATCAATAGAGGCAGCAGATAATAAACCATAGGATCCACCAGATTGGCAAGGCTTTCATTTGGGATAATACCAGTAGGAATAAATAAAGCCGTAATTAATCCCCAAGCAATAAAAGCGCCGATATTAGGCAATACCATTGAACTGAGGAAGTTACCAAACTTCTGAACTTTTACTTTAATGTTTGATTCTGCCACATTCCTCTTCCTTTCATAAATCGTTTATCGTTACATGTTTTATGATAGGATAGCGCTTGCATATTCACAAGAAAGAGGAAAACCAACTTTGTCACCCGGCGGGTGACAAAGTTGGTTTTCCTCATATACTTCTTTTCCACTTATATAATCATTCGTCTTCGCTCAGCCTTTTGAGGGTGTGGTCTACCTATAAAAAGGAAGACCGCTCTGCCTATTCACAAAGCGGTCTTTATCTTATATAAACAAGGGAACAAGCAGACCGGCAAGAAGCAGAATCAGCGCTCCTCCAAGACGGGAAGAAATCTGCGCAAAAGGCATAAGCTCCATACGCTTCGAGGCAGAAAGAACAGCCACATCTCCCGTACCACCCATATTCGCCATACACAGACCAGCTGTAATGGCGGATTCTATTGGATAGAACCCGACCAGCTTTCCAAGCAGACCGGCGCCGATGATCGCACCGAAGACTACCCCGAAGACAGTTAGAATGTAAGGAAGTGTCAACGCTTCGATGACAGTATTTAAATCCGTATAAGCGATACCGATTCCAAATAACAGGGCAAGCGTCCAATTGGATGCAACAAATTTATACCACTGACTGGCACCGTCCAGGACCGTTTGCGGAATGACATCCGCTATTTTCGCTACAGCTACCAGGATAATCATTAACGCATATGGATGAAGAGGAATGAAATCGCCAAGAAGCCCCCCCAGAGAGAAGAATGCTATGGCAGCAAGCATTCCGACACCCATTTTCTTAATGTCGTACGTATGCTTTTCTTCCTTTATTTTGAAACCACTCATCAACTGTCCGTTACCGCTTAAGGAAGGAACCTTTCGACCGAGCATATCCAGCATACTGGCAAGGACGATAGCAAAAACATTGCCCAGAGCGAGTGCGGGAACAAGCATGGAAATATAGTATCCCGGGTCATTTCCCATCAACTCCGAATAAACCTGACTCATTGGCACAGCACCTGCTCCCATACCCCCGCCCATGATCGGCATCGTAATGACTAGTACCGCATCTCGAATGGAAAAACCGGCGATCGCACCAAGCAGGCCGGCAAATAATGCTGCACCAATCAAAGAACCGAAGATCGGAACGAAATAACGCAGCCCGACTTTAACAAGTACCTGCTTATCCATACCGAGAATACTTCCTGTAATGAGTGCGGCGATGTAGAAATTAAGAAAACCGCCATCCGTCATGAACGTGGTCATGCTGTCGACCGAAGCCGCCGGGAGCCAGTTCATATAGACCATAAATGCTGCTCCGAAAATGGCTACGATCGCTCCCCCGCCAAGGAACGTTTTAACGATCGGTGTATGGTCGCCGATCCAACCAAGCAGTTCTCCGAGAACGATCATGAGGAGAAGACTGCCGATCATACCACCGGGAAGATTACCAGTATATAAACTAACCAACGTGATTACAGCAAAAATTCCGAACCATACTACCGGTAACCCGAAGATTTTCGGCGTTCTTTTCTCCTGCTTTAATTCCGTGACATTTCCTGTCTGCTTTTGCTCATACATATTACCTGCTGTTTGCGCCATTTCACCACTCCCTTTATAGTAAGCGTTTTCAATTGTTGAACCTATCATAAGAAATTCTGTTATTTATGAACATATTGTGAAATTAATTTATTTATTGAAACTAAAAAAAGCAGCTGCGGAAGCTGCTTTCATAAGTATGGATGGAGGACATGATCCTGCCCTTCTTTCGTCTGATAGAGATATATCGGACGCCCTACACCGTAACTGAGCGTCTCCTCCAGGTATTGTATTCGACTCAAAAATTTCAAATACTTACGGATCGACACCCTTGAAATGGCGGTTGCATCCGAGAGATCTTCCGTCGAGAAGGTTTCCCCCTTTCTAGCCTGAATTGCTTTATGAACGCGGTGAAGCGTGTTCTTCGTCAACCCTTTCGGGAGTTCTGCCGGAAGAGGAGACGCTTCCGACGAAGGCCGCAGCCATGAATCCAGATCTCTTTGACTCATATGGTCTTTCTGAATCCATTTACTCCGCCGCCCTTTATATCGCAATACGGCCTCTTCAAACCTTTCAAATTCAAACGGCTTGATCAAATAATCAATGGCACCATAACGCATTGCTTTTTGTATATGTTCCCTGTCGGACGCTGCCGTTATCAGGATGACATCGACATTCGCATTACGGTTGCGAATTTCTTTCAACAGTTCCAAACCGTTCATTTTGGGCATGTATATATCCAGAAGTACCAGATCAACCGCTGCATCTTCCAAATATGGAAGAACGTTCTCACTTTCTTTGATGACTTTTACCGTCGTAAAACCTTCCATTTGGTGGATATACTGCTTATTCAATTCTCCCACCATGGGATCGTCTTCCACGATCAGAACTTTAATCATGATATTTCCCTCCTGGTTCGTATGGCAGAAGCACCGTAAAGGTCATGCCGCCCGAATCGTTTCTCTCCATTTCCAGCGTACCACCTTCTTCTTCGACCGTTTTATTAACCAAGAACAGGCCGAAGCCTCTGTGGAATCCTTCCTTGGTTGAAAAACCCTTCTCCAGAATTTTATTTTCAGCTCCCCTTGGAATCCCTGTTCCTTGATCTTCTACAGCAGCCTCCAGCAGGCCGTCGATATAAGAAAGGAAGACGCGGATCCGTTTACGACCGCTGTTTTCGGAACTTTCGATTGCGTTATCGATTAAATTACCTAGAATGGTAATTAATTTGTGTGAAAAAGCCGGATCTTTAGATGGCGGGATCTCCGTCTCGCACTCGATGGTCATTCCAACCTGCGCTTCCCTCGCATAACTGATCTTGCCGATAAGAAAACCTGCCAAGGCGGAATCTTTAATATACTTCGTCACATGACCGACCTCATGCGCCTGATGCTCCACAAGGGTTCCGATGAACTCCTTCAACCGTTCATATTCTCTCATTTCGATTAATCCAAGCAGGACGTGCAGTTGATTCATGAACTCGTGGGACTGGGCTCTCAGCGTGTCTGCATAGAGCTTAACGCCGGTCAGTTCCTCTGCCAGCCTGTTCACTTCCGTCTTGTCTCTGAACGTCGCAATGGCACCGATCACTTCCTCTTGAACGATTAACGGGACCCTGTTTGTAATAATGGCCACCCCGTTGATTACCTGCTCTTCATCCAATTCGCCCTCTTTCGTACTTAAAACCCGCTCCAAAGAAGTTCCCGGCAGAAAATCATGGATGACCATCCCAATCGGTTCTTTGGCTCCCAGACCCGCTTTTCGAAAGATCCGCCGCGCCGACTCATTGACGATCACAATTACTCCATCATGGTCAATTGCAATAATACCTTCTCTCACCGAGTGAAGCATTTGGTTACGCTCTTCATGAATTCTTGCAATGGCATAGGGCTCCAGTCCGAATAAACTCCGTTTAATATACCAAGCCAGCAGAAAAGCACCAGCGATACCGATCAGCACACCGATGATCGATCCAATAAGAATCTGCCGCTGGTTTTGATGAATCGATTCTTCCACCGCCTCAAGAGAAATACCGACGGACACCGCTCCGATTTGTTCGCCCTTTCTGTTTATTACTGGAGCAAAAGCGCGCAGCGACTGCCCGAGTGTACCTTCCGACTTCGATACGTAAGTCTTCCCTTCGAGCACCCTTTGCTCATCTCCTCCTTGAAACGGCTTTCCAATCAAGGATTGGTTTGGATGAGAAAGGCGGATCCCGTTCATATCCATGACAACAATAAATAACACGTCAGAAGCTTCCTGTACCGACATGGTATATTCCTGTATATCCATGTCCGCTTCCCCATTCTCCAGTTCCTGCTGAACCAGTCTCGACTGGGCCACTGTCTTGGAAACGATCCCGGCCTTTTCTTCCAGCTGGTTCTCTATGTCACTGCCGGTCGACCGGGTAATTAAGAGATCTGTTATCAACAAAGATAAGAGCACGACCAGGCAGACGAATATCATAATAATCGTGCTGAGTTTCATGCGTGGTTTTGACATAGGACCCCCTCATTTCCGACCTAAGTTTAATCGACTTTCTATATCATACCAAAAGAATACTGGGATGAAACCAGGAGGACCGTCAAAAAAACACCGGTTCCTGTTTTCGGAACCGGTGTACGTTCTAATTTATATGCTTTGTTTCAAGCCTGTCCACTTTTCCTTCCACCGCTCCTCCTCCAAATAAGCGGGCAGCATTGGAATGAAATATCGTAGTTATCTGTTCTGATGAAAGGATCCCCTTCTCAAGGAGCTCCGGGAGGATATTTTTAAAGATATGATCAGGATGCCAATTGGCAAGCAGGGATTGTAAAGTTTCCGGAAGAACGGGCTCCCTTCCCCACCATGTGTTTACCGTATCGTGAGCAAGAAACAACTGATCTTCATAGCCCATGCCTACAAGGGCCGTTAATACAGCAAGCCTCTCTTCATCTTCCGGTGCGCCAACAATGCCTTGAAGTCCAAAACGGTCGAGTGCCACATACGCTCCCTTTTTCAATACTTGTAAATGCTGATTTAAGTCACTTGTGCCACACATATGACCAATGACGACCTTCTCCGGAATCGCGCCCTCGTCTATCAGGAAGTTTATCTGCTCCGGTCCCATCGTTCCCTCCTGGGTATGTGTCAAAAGGACAATCCCCGTCTCTTTTTGAACCCGCACCGCTGCCCGGAAAAACATTTGCTCATACTCCGTGATCCGGCCCTTGCTTGATGCCAATTTAATAATTCCGGGTTTAATTCCCGTGCCTTCGATCCCTTCCGTAATCTCTGTCATGAACATACTATAGATATCTTCTTCCGCTGTACCGAGCTGTTGTCGAAACTGGAAGTAAGGCGTTGCTCCTTCTCCTTCATAATAAAACCCCGTCGCGCAGATGATATGAAGGCCTGTAGCTTCAGACACCGCTCTCAACAACTTCACATCTCTCCCGCACTCATTAGGCGTGGGATCGACAACCGTTTGGACGCCGTGTTCCATCATCAAAGCCGCCGTTTTTATGCCCTGTGCTTTCTTCTCGTCAAAATCGAAGCCGCCAAGTGTCAAGTCCCCGTG
This sequence is a window from Bacillus sp. SB49. Protein-coding genes within it:
- a CDS encoding phosphotriesterase family protein, whose amino-acid sequence is MSKVETVRGLVHVDQLGKTLIHEHFFFGYPGFHGDLTLGGFDFDEKKAQGIKTAALMMEHGVQTVVDPTPNECGRDVKLLRAVSEATGLHIICATGFYYEGEGATPYFQFRQQLGTAEEDIYSMFMTEITEGIEGTGIKPGIIKLASSKGRITEYEQMFFRAAVRVQKETGIVLLTHTQEGTMGPEQINFLIDEGAIPEKVVIGHMCGTSDLNQHLQVLKKGAYVALDRFGLQGIVGAPEDEERLAVLTALVGMGYEDQLFLAHDTVNTWWGREPVLPETLQSLLANWHPDHIFKNILPELLEKGILSSEQITTIFHSNAARLFGGGAVEGKVDRLETKHIN